The following are encoded together in the Tripterygium wilfordii isolate XIE 37 chromosome 3, ASM1340144v1, whole genome shotgun sequence genome:
- the LOC119986291 gene encoding receptor-like protein 44 → MGRWRPLLFLSLLTCASLRLSWSDPNDELCLTKLSQSFQDPTRALQNWTKSIFSNPCSGFTSYLPGATCNNGRIYKLSLTNLSLQGSISPYLSNCTNLQTLDLSSNALSGPIPSDLQYLVNLAVLNLSTNHLTGEIPPQLTLCAYLNVIDLHENLLTGQIPQQLGLLVRLSAFDVSNNLLLGPIPVSLGNRSGSLPRFNASSFEGNKDLYGYPLPPMKSKGLSVMAIVGIGLASGFASLVVSFTGVCIWLKISERKMAIEEGNKISQLMPDY, encoded by the coding sequence ATGGGTCGATGGAGGCCTCTGCTTTTCCTCTCCCTGCTGACATGCGCCTCTCTCCGACTCTCCTGGTCAGATCCCAACGACGAGCTTTGTCTTACCAAGCTAAGCCAGTCCTTCCAGGACCCAACCAGGGCTCTCCAAAACTGGACCAAGTCCATTTTCTCCAACCCTTGCAGCGGCTTCACTTCCTACCTTCCTGGCGCAACCTGCAACAATGGCCGCATCTACAAGCTTTCCCTCACTAACCTCTCTCTTCAGGGCTCAATCTCTCCTTACCTCTCCAACTGTACCAATCTCCAAACCCTCGACTTATCCTCCAACGCTCTTTCCGGACCCATCCCATCCGATTTGCAGTATCTCGTTAATCTCGCCGTCCTCAACCTCTCAACCAATCACCTCACCGGAGAGATCCCTCCACAGCTCACTTTATGCGCTTACCTGAACGTAATCGATCTCCACGAGAATCTGTTGACCGGGCAGATTCCGCAGCAGCTGGGTTTGCTTGTTCGGCTCTCTGCTTTCGATGTGTCTAATAATCTGCTGTTGGGGCCTATTCCGGTGAGCTTGGGGAACAGGAGCGGTAGTTTACCGAGATTCAATGCGAGTTCCTTTGAGGGGAATAAGGATCTCTACGGATACCCTTTGCCGCCGATGAAGAGTAAAGGCTTGTCGGTTATGGCAATTGTTGGGATCGGATTGGCAAGTGGGTTTGCGAGCTTGGTGGTCAGCTTCACTGGCGTGTGCATATGGTTGAAGATTAGTGAGCGGAAGATGGCCATTGAAGAAGGCAACAAGATTAGCCAGTTAATGCCTGATTATTGA